One Malania oleifera isolate guangnan ecotype guangnan chromosome 9, ASM2987363v1, whole genome shotgun sequence DNA segment encodes these proteins:
- the LOC131164317 gene encoding uncharacterized protein LOC131164317, whose product MALDRRPMPRSLRLLSAVFRRKPLPRRRKIRSVRLGGEKARRGFLVRAFSRVRLRWLKLKYSWMLKKLKQYYLSVLDDLLHGGAALDSFQRSVLMETSFAVPVMGISLSTYPSSAAAASSHRRSIVA is encoded by the coding sequence ATGGCCCTGGACCGTCGCCCCATGCCCCGCTCCCTCCGCCTCCTCTCCGCCGTCTTCCGCCGGAAGCCCCTTCCTCGCCGCCGCAAGATCCGGTCTGTGCGCCTTGGGGGCGAGAAAGCGCGGCGGGGGTTCCTGGTGAGAGCCTTCAGCCGGGTCCGGCTGAGGTGGCTCAAGCTCAAGTACTCCTGGATGCTGAAGAAGCTCAAGCAGTACTACCTTTCCGTATTGGATGACCTGCTTCACGGCGGCGCCGCCCTCGACTCCTTCCAGCGCAGCGTTCTGATGGAGACTTCTTTCGCAGTGCCGGTTATGGGCATTTCCCTTTCTACCTATCCTTCCTCCGCCGCCGCCGCTTCGAGTCATCGTCGATCCATCGTCGCCTGA